A genomic segment from Chitinophaga niabensis encodes:
- a CDS encoding IPT/TIG domain-containing protein — protein MKTVIYACLLLGITLAACTKETVNSDGKGPYGDPVLPAINFAEEQAISPARGKVGDEVVLKGKGFLAVKDNLKVLFNGTAAPIVKVTDTTITVTVPELGSSGSVSAQIGQEFYFGPYFPIFGPFQMDTIFPGVRGGNAGIYNVIPVPNNKYMITGEFNEYDNSAIAGGVNRLARINADGTLDRTFAYGTNTGPSGTLNPIVYLSEELQYLVGGYFSGYDQVSHVYSIAKVNANGGVSQRSVIRPSGAVTPASELEGGFRGTLNGLHVQRDKKILAIGNYRYYVKPNYNLTTVELGLDSLHLDSTMVQNIARLHADGTLDSSYHYDLVNHQGKVTVNGGITSSYLLADDKLLIAGNFTTYAGQSVGRIARLNTDGTLDASFNAGAGPDQAINDFLVQPDGKILCAGNFKKFNGVTTGGIVRLNADGSLDPTFNAGDGADGYVNRLGLIPGGNIIVSGSFRKFAGITRSNFVVLTPTGAVHKTYNTNGGITFSGNAGLGQVMKVLPMTGQNALLMVGTFSQFDYRQANRIVRVVYQ, from the coding sequence ATGAAAACAGTAATATACGCATGTCTGCTGCTTGGCATTACGCTGGCAGCCTGTACCAAGGAAACGGTGAACAGCGACGGGAAAGGCCCGTATGGTGATCCCGTATTGCCTGCTATCAATTTTGCGGAGGAACAGGCCATTTCACCGGCCAGGGGTAAGGTAGGAGATGAAGTGGTGCTGAAAGGGAAAGGTTTCCTGGCGGTGAAAGATAACCTGAAAGTACTGTTCAATGGTACTGCGGCGCCTATTGTAAAAGTAACGGATACTACCATCACGGTAACGGTGCCTGAACTGGGCAGCAGTGGTTCCGTGTCCGCACAGATAGGGCAGGAGTTCTATTTCGGGCCTTATTTTCCCATATTCGGTCCTTTTCAGATGGATACCATCTTCCCCGGTGTAAGGGGTGGTAATGCCGGTATTTACAATGTTATCCCGGTGCCCAATAACAAATACATGATAACCGGTGAATTTAATGAATATGACAACTCTGCCATCGCAGGAGGTGTGAACAGGCTTGCGCGCATTAATGCAGATGGTACGCTGGACCGTACTTTCGCTTATGGCACCAATACGGGCCCTTCCGGTACGCTCAATCCTATTGTGTACCTGTCTGAAGAATTGCAATACCTGGTAGGCGGATACTTCTCCGGCTACGACCAGGTGAGCCATGTGTACAGCATTGCAAAAGTGAATGCGAACGGAGGCGTTTCACAACGTTCTGTGATTCGTCCATCGGGCGCCGTTACTCCGGCTTCTGAGCTGGAAGGCGGTTTCCGGGGTACGTTGAACGGACTGCATGTGCAGCGTGATAAAAAGATCCTGGCTATCGGCAACTACCGCTACTATGTGAAGCCTAATTATAACCTCACCACTGTAGAGCTGGGCTTAGATTCTTTGCACTTAGATTCTACCATGGTACAGAATATTGCCCGCCTGCACGCGGATGGTACACTGGATTCCTCTTATCACTACGACCTGGTGAATCACCAGGGCAAAGTAACCGTGAACGGAGGTATCACCAGCTCTTATTTACTTGCGGATGATAAGCTGCTCATAGCTGGTAACTTCACCACCTATGCAGGTCAGAGTGTTGGGCGTATTGCGCGGCTGAATACAGACGGAACGCTGGATGCGAGCTTCAACGCCGGCGCAGGACCAGACCAGGCCATTAACGACTTTTTAGTACAACCGGACGGCAAGATCCTTTGCGCGGGTAACTTTAAAAAGTTCAATGGGGTAACTACGGGCGGTATCGTACGGCTCAATGCAGATGGCTCACTGGATCCCACCTTTAATGCAGGAGATGGGGCTGATGGATATGTGAACAGGCTGGGACTGATACCTGGTGGCAATATCATTGTGTCCGGCAGCTTCCGCAAATTTGCGGGGATCACACGCAGTAACTTTGTGGTGCTTACGCCGACTGGTGCAGTGCATAAAACTTACAATACCAATGGGGGGATCACTTTCAGCGGAAATGCGGGTTTAGGGCAGGTAATGAAAGTGCTGCCTATGACCGGGCAGAATGCTTTGCTGATGGTGGGTACTTTCTCTCAGTTTGATTACCGGCAGGCAAACAGGATTGTGCGGGTGGTTTACCAGTAG
- a CDS encoding fasciclin domain-containing protein, whose protein sequence is MKKIFRWTLVLTCIVTLTQACKKDYYADGGLANPHYNGTIYDYLTEKKLYFDTIKQIIDLAGLKDMMTSDTITFFAPTDDVIRVAMNDLNAERYFTMKDSVKISDLGPEVWRKFLSMYIMKGKRVAGSFPRVSTENITAFPGINYIMLDGYILNIGLEYTSYNGVEAVGPRILMVTDVTFDPTNFRNNPKVRVVSSDIQPKNGVIHALSISHQFGFRRGEFTRIAGDYLK, encoded by the coding sequence ATGAAAAAGATATTCAGATGGACGCTGGTACTCACCTGTATTGTAACGCTTACACAGGCTTGCAAAAAGGATTACTATGCAGATGGCGGGCTGGCCAATCCTCATTATAACGGCACCATATACGATTACCTCACGGAGAAAAAACTGTATTTCGATACCATCAAACAGATCATTGATCTGGCGGGTTTGAAAGACATGATGACCTCCGATACCATCACTTTTTTTGCGCCGACAGACGACGTAATACGCGTAGCGATGAACGACCTCAACGCAGAGCGCTACTTCACTATGAAGGACTCCGTTAAGATCTCCGACCTTGGGCCGGAAGTATGGCGCAAGTTCCTGAGCATGTACATTATGAAAGGTAAACGTGTGGCAGGCAGCTTTCCCCGCGTGAGCACGGAAAACATCACCGCCTTTCCCGGCATCAACTACATTATGCTGGACGGATATATCCTGAACATCGGCCTGGAATATACCAGCTATAACGGTGTGGAAGCAGTAGGTCCGCGCATCCTGATGGTGACGGATGTTACTTTTGATCCTACCAACTTCAGGAATAATCCTAAGGTAAGAGTAGTGTCCTCAGACATCCAGCCGAAGAACGGCGTGATACATGCGCTGAGCATATCCCACCAATTTGGTTTCCGCCGTGGTGAATTTACCCGTATTGCGGGCGATTACTTAAAGTAA
- a CDS encoding SusC/RagA family TonB-linked outer membrane protein: MHKVIKLFIALVLFACSTAYAQQKITVKGRVTDAASHTGIPGVSIVDMTAKKAIAVTDNAGFYTISIEEGKTLLFRFIGYEDKSVKVTKAEINLQLAVSEKGLKETVIVGYQARTKETMTGASSHISGKDLQNVPVSNLEQLLQGKVAGMNIQNITGAPGFGGTIAIRGISQLNISGSGDQAFLASSNPLLVIDNVPVDYDGGIDQSMLQPGAATGPLSLIPPEDIESIEVFKDAQAASLYGSRGANGVIVITTKRGNSAVPIISSNNSVFVNMPPQLRAVWGGSKERDYRISAILGYSQSEREARRILDEAQFISDSLNGFYNNSTDWQGLFYQTTVNTNNNLQISGGNAKMNYKANLAYQMNQGVIKNTGFNKYSLNMQLNIQPNTRLRMSGQLFAAYGQKQRGNGGGLTGNGAGNAFSSSLLPGPSHFFEFPELRAYLENVDDNNTVNIRSYLNVDYELFPGLRLTTTTSYDYYTDTRDRFNRGFSNNNQTLLYGFVGRRGELNTRNGLAYNFNSNKENTEKGHNVLVSFFTEANISENEQHVREMRNGPSDYYWGPRGYSPRFYPGNPWNDAGNINTNGTPVSRLYHALSYAGFISYNYKTKYVLDLSYRADGNSSSGLSSRYSVNPAMGVRWNFGKETFFENLQFIDYGSLRGSYGINSRPIANQVNSLGIYQVHADYNNQTAIGPEFRLMPNPYLQSEKSRQYDVGLDMSFLKGRITFTYDTYYKRTYNMVLEMPLTDVTGYSSIQKNGAAIVNYGHELAITLRPIVASKADGFQWTLTANGSIGKNTLVALPEGLESYRYSDGAPYYQDLARKVGHSPIANFLYKTTGIYQNTKDVPVDPVRGVRYRNGKGNSPQYFTAGDPIWVDVNGDYMLDDAEDNMILGNPEPRAVGGLSNTFSYKNFSLNVFCSFTLKRDILNNAMASRLIRLTQPNNINYSGGIGGTVNIYDLDRVNYWKGEGDLAAQYPNVYYTYRNAQIQPFRMDQTMFMEDGSYFKINQITLNYNFRNFGFMKRAGLRTLRTYSTLYNVAVLSKYSGPNPETVSQLGRDDINGYPAGRSFTIGLSAEF; the protein is encoded by the coding sequence ATGCATAAAGTAATAAAGCTCTTTATAGCCCTGGTACTTTTTGCCTGCAGTACAGCGTATGCACAGCAAAAGATCACGGTAAAGGGAAGAGTAACAGATGCAGCCTCACACACTGGTATACCCGGCGTGAGCATTGTGGATATGACGGCTAAAAAAGCCATAGCGGTAACAGACAACGCAGGTTTTTACACGATTTCCATTGAAGAAGGAAAAACGCTGCTGTTCCGCTTTATAGGTTATGAAGATAAATCGGTAAAGGTTACCAAAGCGGAGATCAACCTGCAGCTGGCGGTATCTGAAAAAGGATTGAAAGAAACGGTGATAGTAGGATACCAGGCACGTACAAAGGAAACGATGACAGGTGCTTCCAGCCATATCAGCGGTAAGGACCTGCAGAACGTACCGGTATCAAACCTGGAGCAACTGTTGCAGGGTAAGGTAGCTGGTATGAACATCCAGAACATTACCGGCGCACCCGGTTTTGGGGGCACAATTGCCATCCGTGGTATTTCCCAGCTGAATATATCGGGTAGCGGCGACCAGGCTTTCCTGGCCAGCTCTAACCCATTGCTGGTGATAGACAATGTGCCGGTTGATTATGACGGGGGCATAGACCAGAGCATGTTACAGCCTGGTGCTGCTACAGGCCCGCTGTCCCTGATACCACCGGAAGATATTGAGTCCATTGAGGTGTTCAAGGACGCGCAGGCTGCTTCCCTGTATGGTTCGCGTGGTGCCAATGGCGTTATTGTGATCACTACCAAGCGTGGTAATTCTGCTGTTCCTATCATCAGCAGCAACAACAGTGTGTTCGTCAACATGCCACCGCAATTACGTGCCGTTTGGGGTGGTTCAAAGGAAAGAGATTACCGTATTTCCGCCATCCTCGGTTACAGCCAGAGTGAACGCGAAGCGCGCAGGATACTTGACGAGGCGCAGTTCATATCAGACAGTCTCAATGGTTTTTATAATAACAGTACAGACTGGCAGGGGCTTTTTTATCAAACGACTGTTAATACTAATAACAACCTGCAGATCAGCGGCGGTAATGCCAAGATGAACTATAAGGCTAACCTGGCTTACCAGATGAACCAGGGTGTTATTAAAAATACCGGGTTCAATAAATACAGCCTCAACATGCAGTTGAATATACAACCCAATACACGGTTGCGCATGAGTGGCCAGTTGTTTGCCGCGTATGGGCAAAAGCAGCGTGGTAACGGTGGCGGTCTTACAGGCAACGGTGCGGGCAATGCCTTCTCTTCCTCTCTTTTACCCGGTCCTTCTCACTTTTTTGAATTCCCGGAACTGAGGGCATACCTGGAAAACGTGGATGATAACAACACGGTGAATATCCGCAGTTACCTGAACGTGGACTATGAGCTGTTCCCCGGATTGCGCCTCACTACCACCACTTCTTATGATTATTATACGGATACAAGGGACCGTTTCAACAGAGGGTTCTCCAACAACAACCAAACGCTTTTGTATGGCTTTGTTGGGCGGAGGGGAGAGTTAAACACCCGCAATGGCCTTGCTTATAATTTCAATAGTAACAAAGAGAATACGGAGAAAGGGCATAACGTATTGGTGAGCTTTTTCACAGAAGCCAACATTAGCGAGAACGAACAGCATGTGCGTGAAATGCGTAACGGACCGAGTGATTACTATTGGGGTCCCCGTGGCTACTCTCCGCGCTTTTACCCCGGTAACCCCTGGAACGATGCAGGTAACATCAATACCAATGGTACGCCGGTGAGCCGCCTGTATCATGCGCTTTCTTATGCCGGTTTTATTTCGTACAACTATAAAACAAAGTATGTGCTGGACCTCTCTTACCGTGCAGACGGTAACTCCAGCTCCGGCCTTTCCAGCCGATATTCTGTGAACCCTGCTATGGGTGTTCGCTGGAACTTTGGAAAGGAAACCTTCTTTGAGAACCTGCAATTTATCGATTACGGATCACTGCGCGGCAGCTACGGTATCAACAGCCGTCCTATTGCGAACCAAGTGAATTCCCTGGGTATTTACCAGGTGCATGCGGATTACAATAACCAAACCGCTATCGGTCCTGAATTCAGGCTGATGCCTAACCCATACCTGCAGTCTGAAAAATCAAGGCAGTACGATGTGGGGCTGGACATGAGCTTCCTGAAAGGCCGTATCACCTTTACCTACGACACTTATTACAAACGTACCTATAACATGGTGCTGGAGATGCCGCTTACGGATGTGACCGGTTACTCCAGCATACAAAAGAATGGCGCCGCTATTGTGAATTACGGGCATGAGCTGGCTATTACATTACGCCCCATTGTGGCCTCCAAAGCAGATGGCTTCCAATGGACGCTGACCGCTAATGGTTCTATAGGGAAAAATACGCTGGTAGCATTACCTGAAGGACTGGAGTCTTACCGTTACAGCGATGGTGCGCCTTACTACCAGGACCTTGCCCGTAAAGTAGGTCATAGCCCTATTGCCAACTTCCTGTATAAGACCACAGGCATTTATCAAAACACTAAAGATGTACCGGTAGACCCTGTTCGTGGTGTGCGCTACAGGAATGGTAAAGGAAACTCGCCTCAGTATTTTACTGCAGGAGATCCTATCTGGGTTGACGTGAACGGCGATTATATGCTGGACGATGCTGAGGATAATATGATCCTCGGTAATCCGGAACCGCGTGCTGTAGGTGGTCTTTCAAATACCTTCAGCTATAAGAATTTTTCGCTGAACGTTTTCTGCTCCTTCACTCTCAAGCGTGATATCCTCAACAATGCCATGGCATCGCGCCTGATCCGTCTCACACAGCCTAATAATATCAACTATAGCGGCGGTATTGGCGGCACAGTGAATATCTATGATCTGGACCGGGTGAATTACTGGAAAGGAGAGGGAGACCTGGCTGCGCAGTATCCTAACGTATACTATACCTATCGCAACGCACAGATCCAGCCATTCAGGATGGACCAGACGATGTTCATGGAAGACGGTTCTTATTTCAAGATCAACCAGATCACGCTCAACTACAATTTCCGCAACTTCGGATTCATGAAGAGGGCGGGGCTGCGCACGTTGCGTACGTATAGCACATTGTATAACGTGGCTGTATTGTCTAAATACTCCGGTCCCAACCCCGAGACGGTGAGCCAGCTGGGAAGGGATGACATTAATGGGTATCCTGCAGGAAGAAGCTTTACAATAGGCCTTTCCGCAGAATTTTAA
- a CDS encoding DUF5007 domain-containing protein: MNSIKIYLLACCSVALLTGCYKDTLPVEKDYMSKDMNFKKETFVANLGRMNVFVDIFNADYSTQPLQFALQSTRQEGKPVPVLLEEVDTRQWKEYYTGTETSIAEIEAKRTVVRRPILDLNKQNGQLVVWPTDSNKVKYGKYFFDVLVKNGAGERLFPGLMLDLRRPRPYEPYEYDDLTGIRKADNAGGIIRPTIMSGHRDPKGVEIKAENVQVYFVKTGTAANKLTFKFVDKDSLPIPISTFNIQRWDSLYYFSKMTDRNIKFGFNRQIPKDSSAVTYDITNPFPVLAESFAGDELAEYSFTFSRVSYGYRSTGRIGMKFSIHEPGEWTIVFRYMINPKFSDD; the protein is encoded by the coding sequence ATGAACAGCATTAAAATATACCTTCTTGCCTGTTGTAGTGTGGCTTTGCTGACGGGGTGTTATAAGGATACCCTGCCGGTAGAGAAAGACTACATGAGTAAGGATATGAACTTCAAGAAAGAAACGTTTGTTGCCAATCTCGGGCGTATGAACGTGTTTGTGGATATCTTCAATGCGGACTATTCCACGCAGCCGCTGCAATTCGCGCTGCAATCTACGCGGCAGGAAGGCAAACCTGTTCCCGTATTACTGGAAGAAGTAGATACCCGGCAATGGAAAGAATATTATACAGGTACAGAAACATCCATCGCGGAAATTGAAGCCAAGCGCACTGTTGTGCGCCGCCCTATCCTGGACCTGAATAAGCAGAACGGACAGCTGGTGGTATGGCCCACAGACTCCAATAAAGTAAAGTACGGCAAATACTTTTTTGATGTACTGGTAAAGAACGGAGCAGGAGAGCGCCTGTTCCCCGGTCTTATGTTAGACCTCCGCCGCCCCAGGCCCTACGAGCCTTATGAATATGACGACCTCACCGGTATTCGTAAAGCAGACAATGCCGGCGGTATTATCCGCCCCACTATTATGTCTGGCCACAGGGACCCGAAAGGCGTAGAGATCAAAGCAGAAAATGTGCAGGTGTACTTTGTGAAAACAGGGACCGCCGCCAATAAGCTAACATTCAAGTTTGTAGATAAGGATAGTTTGCCCATTCCCATTTCCACCTTTAACATACAGCGCTGGGACAGTCTTTATTACTTCAGCAAAATGACGGACCGTAATATTAAGTTCGGCTTCAACAGGCAGATACCTAAAGACAGTTCCGCCGTTACCTACGACATTACTAACCCTTTCCCTGTGCTCGCGGAATCATTTGCAGGAGATGAGCTGGCTGAATACAGCTTTACTTTCAGCAGGGTTTCCTATGGTTACCGGTCAACGGGAAGGATAGGGATGAAGTTCAGTATTCATGAGCCGGGTGAATGGACGATAGTGTTCCGTTACATGATCAATCCAAAATTCAGTGATGATTAA
- a CDS encoding RagB/SusD family nutrient uptake outer membrane protein, whose translation MKQWVNILLACIVVAGTCLSGCKKFLEVEPSDRFTGADFWKSDKDAEMGVTAAYSLLRSRMGNAAIYVSSDFRPGNWNFWAKRNFIALSTNQMQSADLSLQDGLGALRDGWKEFYQAIAMANLCLAKIPEMSDATISSDQKARYMGEARFIRCFTYYLLVTYYGDVPLQFDPYDTKLKARSNMLNILDTCILDLQLAAKDLPEAYADPTFRAVRATKGAAHALMAHMYAWKAGFDKTRANEWWKKCADECQAVTDLRQYRLMPYAPEIFKDMFKGRSEEGIWELSMDANYGNSYGGFMAQWVLHQPILATSTTLYGGLASEITIKKEFIDKLYPPGKSDARFTLWFEDPYSTLNPQSSMFLKYSAIADPGTRSFDFNILYFRYAGVLLLQAEALAELGGKDGEAMGLLNEIRRRAQAEEYTGTGGKDLKDAIFMERTKELMGEGQRWIDLVRTGRVMDINECENYLTQDQFNRRAWTWPIPVGAIRTNPLLVQTAYWVQ comes from the coding sequence ATGAAACAGTGGGTTAACATATTACTGGCATGCATCGTAGTTGCGGGCACCTGTTTGTCCGGCTGCAAAAAGTTCCTGGAAGTAGAACCGAGCGACAGGTTTACCGGTGCGGATTTCTGGAAGAGCGATAAAGATGCGGAAATGGGCGTAACGGCCGCCTACAGCCTGCTGCGTTCACGCATGGGCAATGCCGCTATCTACGTAAGTTCTGATTTCAGGCCCGGTAACTGGAACTTCTGGGCCAAGCGGAACTTCATAGCGCTTTCTACCAACCAGATGCAAAGTGCAGACCTGAGCCTCCAGGATGGCCTGGGTGCACTGCGTGACGGCTGGAAGGAATTCTACCAGGCTATTGCCATGGCCAACCTGTGCCTGGCCAAAATACCAGAAATGAGTGATGCAACCATATCCAGCGATCAGAAAGCGAGGTACATGGGAGAGGCACGTTTCATTCGTTGCTTCACCTATTACCTGCTGGTTACTTATTATGGCGATGTACCTTTGCAATTCGATCCATACGATACGAAGCTGAAAGCACGCAGCAATATGCTGAATATCCTGGATACCTGCATCCTTGACCTGCAGCTGGCAGCGAAAGATCTGCCCGAAGCATACGCTGATCCTACCTTCCGCGCAGTACGTGCCACCAAAGGAGCGGCACATGCGCTGATGGCGCATATGTATGCATGGAAAGCGGGTTTCGACAAAACACGTGCAAACGAGTGGTGGAAAAAATGCGCGGACGAATGCCAGGCTGTAACAGACCTGCGCCAATACCGCCTCATGCCTTACGCGCCTGAAATTTTCAAGGATATGTTCAAAGGCCGCTCCGAAGAAGGGATCTGGGAACTTAGTATGGACGCTAACTATGGCAACTCTTACGGTGGCTTCATGGCGCAGTGGGTATTGCATCAGCCTATACTGGCAACGAGTACCACTCTGTACGGTGGCCTTGCCAGCGAGATCACCATTAAAAAGGAGTTTATCGATAAGCTGTACCCTCCCGGCAAATCAGATGCCCGCTTTACGTTATGGTTCGAGGACCCATATTCAACACTTAATCCTCAATCTTCCATGTTCCTGAAGTACTCGGCTATTGCAGATCCTGGTACCCGCAGCTTCGACTTCAACATACTCTACTTCCGTTATGCCGGCGTATTGTTGCTGCAGGCAGAAGCACTGGCGGAATTAGGTGGAAAGGACGGAGAAGCAATGGGCCTGCTGAATGAGATCAGGCGCCGTGCACAGGCAGAAGAATATACCGGCACCGGCGGAAAGGACCTGAAGGACGCCATCTTCATGGAAAGGACCAAAGAGCTGATGGGTGAAGGACAACGCTGGATTGACCTGGTGAGGACAGGCAGGGTAATGGATATAAACGAATGCGAGAACTACCTTACACAGGATCAGTTCAACCGTCGCGCATGGACATGGCCTATCCCTGTTGGTGCCATCCGTACAAATCCTCTTCTTGTTCAAACCGCTTATTGGGTACAGTAA
- a CDS encoding carbohydrate-binding protein translates to MKRIISSTHILAAAALLVMAAGCRKNNEYRNMEPVREVKMSSYDFIKQANQTGLYDTLIYLLDKTGISEKLKTSTNTFFAPQDFSISSAMENLNFIRKKRGDAPNWTVDSVRTGVWDTLLNRYLISGTYTLDSLRKGDGVDLMNAYEYEMSAKAISTTASGISNGGSMVIQYSDKNNSRLIKFWVSTLTESANIKTTNGIVHMLEPKHVFGFSSFLGMAYPSQLTPYWGIPALIPGTGSIDIAYYDRGGEGVAYHDFEPANRGNGKFRFEEGVDTDVCTEGPYNIGYTFPGEWMKYTVKVEYTGLYASYSRVATPNANCIMHMEVDGVNVTGLMNIPKGTGYQNWVTVQGKDVQLTAGEHVVNYVVDAAGHNMCRLGFVPKFRKPFNGTPLQIPGTIPIVEFDWGGEGIGYKDATVQNTGNAKHTMRAFEGPDTELNPGEGGFNIGSLAVGEYTSYTVNIQKSGKYDIIFRVASPNTTGKVHAEIDGVNVTTVLTVPRTGAYATYTDLPRRDVTLTAGEHQLKVVTDAVGFNISKVIFVAK, encoded by the coding sequence ATGAAACGAATAATTTCCTCTACACATATACTTGCCGCCGCCGCCCTGCTGGTGATGGCTGCCGGCTGCCGGAAGAATAATGAATATCGTAACATGGAACCTGTGCGTGAAGTAAAAATGAGCAGTTACGATTTCATTAAGCAGGCTAACCAAACCGGCCTGTATGATACCCTGATCTACCTGCTGGATAAGACCGGTATTTCAGAAAAGCTGAAAACAAGCACCAATACTTTTTTTGCACCGCAGGATTTCAGCATTTCTTCTGCGATGGAAAACCTCAACTTCATCCGCAAAAAACGCGGCGATGCACCGAACTGGACGGTGGACAGTGTGCGCACAGGCGTATGGGATACCCTGCTGAACCGTTACCTGATCTCGGGCACTTACACCCTGGATTCTCTGCGTAAGGGAGATGGCGTGGACCTGATGAATGCCTATGAATATGAAATGAGTGCCAAGGCTATCAGTACTACCGCATCCGGCATCAGCAACGGTGGTTCCATGGTTATCCAGTACAGCGATAAGAACAACTCCCGGCTCATTAAATTCTGGGTATCCACGCTTACTGAATCTGCCAATATCAAAACAACGAATGGTATTGTACATATGCTGGAGCCCAAACACGTATTCGGCTTTTCTTCTTTCCTGGGAATGGCCTATCCCTCACAGCTTACTCCCTACTGGGGCATTCCTGCCCTTATCCCGGGCACAGGCAGCATAGATATCGCCTATTATGACCGTGGAGGAGAAGGCGTGGCTTATCACGACTTTGAGCCAGCTAACAGGGGTAACGGTAAGTTCCGTTTTGAAGAAGGCGTGGATACAGATGTTTGCACAGAAGGCCCTTACAACATCGGCTATACCTTTCCCGGCGAGTGGATGAAGTATACCGTGAAAGTAGAATATACCGGCCTTTATGCCAGCTACTCACGCGTGGCTACGCCGAACGCCAACTGCATCATGCATATGGAAGTGGATGGTGTGAATGTAACCGGCCTCATGAACATTCCGAAAGGTACAGGTTACCAGAACTGGGTAACGGTGCAGGGAAAAGATGTTCAGCTCACGGCAGGAGAACATGTGGTAAACTATGTGGTAGATGCTGCAGGCCATAACATGTGCCGCCTCGGCTTTGTACCAAAGTTCCGCAAACCTTTCAATGGTACGCCTTTACAAATACCGGGCACTATTCCCATCGTAGAGTTTGACTGGGGAGGCGAAGGTATTGGTTACAAAGATGCGACTGTACAGAACACAGGTAACGCCAAACATACCATGCGCGCATTTGAAGGCCCTGATACAGAGCTGAACCCGGGTGAGGGCGGATTTAATATAGGGAGCCTTGCAGTAGGAGAATATACTTCCTATACCGTGAACATACAAAAATCAGGTAAGTATGATATCATATTCCGCGTAGCTTCTCCGAATACCACAGGTAAAGTGCATGCTGAAATTGATGGTGTGAATGTGACCACTGTACTGACCGTACCAAGAACGGGGGCATACGCTACTTATACAGACCTGCCCAGGAGAGATGTAACGCTCACAGCGGGAGAACATCAGTTGAAAGTAGTAACAGATGCCGTAGGCTTCAACATCTCCAAAGTGATCTTTGTTGCGAAATAA